In the genome of Spirochaetia bacterium, one region contains:
- a CDS encoding N-acetylmuramoyl-L-alanine amidase, with translation MKRVVAFIAVGLFSCLFLFSMNPFSYPVETVFIDPGHGGQDSGAVRNWDFAPGGELMEKDVNLAISLILKDYLKQKAPSLDVVLTRSDDTFPSLQERSQLCYRTVLSPKTASLFLSIHANASTNQSAEGFEVFTKPKDKQVPIIDEKTPLLNIPLFASEDNKTLNVQQMEENLKFAGNIESSLAASFPSMEDRGIKEDDLYVLNACRTCAALVEVGFISNREDALHLLDPAWQHNMAQALGDAILKYVQR, from the coding sequence GTGAAAAGAGTTGTTGCTTTCATTGCCGTCGGTTTGTTTTCATGTCTGTTTCTATTTTCCATGAATCCATTTTCCTATCCTGTTGAGACCGTCTTTATAGACCCTGGCCATGGAGGACAGGATTCCGGTGCAGTCCGGAATTGGGATTTCGCTCCTGGTGGAGAACTCATGGAAAAGGATGTGAACCTTGCCATATCGCTTATCCTGAAGGACTATCTGAAACAAAAAGCTCCGTCTTTGGATGTCGTGCTGACACGTAGCGATGATACCTTTCCCTCGTTGCAGGAGAGGAGCCAGCTGTGCTACCGGACTGTTCTTTCTCCCAAGACAGCTTCTTTGTTTTTGTCCATACATGCAAATGCTTCGACAAACCAATCCGCTGAGGGATTTGAAGTCTTTACGAAGCCAAAAGACAAACAGGTCCCAATCATTGATGAAAAGACGCCGTTGCTGAATATTCCTCTGTTTGCTTCAGAGGACAACAAGACATTGAATGTACAGCAAATGGAGGAAAACCTGAAATTTGCAGGCAACATTGAATCTTCATTGGCTGCAAGCTTTCCTTCCATGGAAGACAGGGGCATCAAGGAAGATGACCTGTATGTACTCAATGCCTGCCGTACCTGTGCGGCCTTGGTAGAAGTCGGTTTCATTTCCAACAGGGAAGATGCATTGCATCTGCTTGATCCGGCTTGGCAGCATAACATGGCCCAAGCCTTGGGAGATGCCATACTCAAATATGTACAACGATAA
- the serS gene encoding serine--tRNA ligase, giving the protein MIDIKELKTRHDEIARNIKNRFMDVPLEHIMELQDARSTLLRQSEELRAQRNANASKMKGKMDQQARMALIEEGKDLKNRIAEIEKELTATSAEFDAESRRIPNYAHPDAPVGKEDKDSLAVKFVGEPTKFDFKPLDHVQLGEKLDLLDFDKGTKVAGPKFYYLKNKAVLLQMALERYAMDIVVKHGFTPFITPDVAKEEILAGIGFNPRGAESNIYTIEGTGTCLVGTAEITLGGYYSDTIIDKKDLPIKMTGLSHCFRREAGGAGQYSKGLYRVHQFSKLEMFIICLPEESDAYHQKLLSIEEEIFHGLGLPYRIVDTCTGDLGAPAYRKFDIEAWMPGRGENGEYGEVTSTSNCTDYQSRSLQIRYRDDEGAIKYVHMLNGTAVALSRALVAIFENYQTADGSIRIPENLVPYTGFQIIQAE; this is encoded by the coding sequence ATGATTGACATCAAGGAACTGAAGACCAGGCATGACGAGATTGCCCGGAACATCAAGAACAGATTCATGGATGTACCTTTGGAACATATTATGGAATTGCAGGATGCACGGTCCACGTTGCTCCGACAAAGTGAAGAGTTGCGTGCACAGCGGAATGCAAATGCATCCAAGATGAAAGGCAAGATGGACCAACAGGCCAGGATGGCTCTGATTGAGGAAGGCAAGGACCTGAAGAACCGGATAGCGGAAATTGAAAAGGAACTGACCGCAACCAGTGCGGAATTTGATGCAGAAAGCCGAAGAATTCCAAACTATGCCCATCCTGATGCACCCGTAGGCAAGGAAGACAAGGACAGCTTGGCTGTAAAGTTCGTGGGAGAGCCGACCAAGTTCGATTTCAAACCGCTTGACCATGTACAGCTTGGTGAAAAACTCGATCTGCTGGACTTTGACAAGGGTACAAAAGTTGCAGGTCCGAAGTTCTATTATCTCAAGAACAAGGCCGTACTGCTTCAGATGGCATTGGAGCGGTATGCCATGGACATTGTCGTAAAGCACGGCTTTACGCCGTTCATTACTCCTGACGTGGCAAAAGAAGAAATACTTGCAGGTATCGGCTTCAATCCACGTGGAGCAGAATCAAATATCTATACCATAGAAGGAACGGGAACTTGCCTGGTAGGAACAGCAGAAATCACATTGGGCGGTTACTATAGTGACACCATCATAGACAAGAAAGACCTTCCGATAAAGATGACAGGACTTTCACACTGTTTCAGGAGAGAAGCAGGAGGCGCAGGACAGTATTCAAAGGGATTGTACAGGGTCCATCAGTTCTCAAAGCTTGAGATGTTCATCATCTGTCTGCCAGAGGAAAGTGATGCTTATCATCAGAAGCTGCTTTCAATTGAAGAAGAAATATTCCATGGCCTTGGGCTTCCTTACAGGATCGTAGATACCTGCACTGGTGACCTGGGGGCTCCGGCTTATCGGAAATTTGACATCGAGGCTTGGATGCCAGGCCGAGGTGAAAACGGAGAATACGGGGAAGTGACCAGTACGAGCAATTGTACGGACTATCAGTCAAGGTCATTGCAGATCCGTTACAGGGATGACGAGGGGGCCATCAAGTACGTCCACATGCTCAACGGCACGGCGGTCGCTCTTTCACGGGCTCTTGTTGCAATATTCGAGAACTATCAGACAGCTGACGGTTCCATCAGGATTCCGGAAAACTTGGTACCCTACACCGGTTTCCAGATCATCCAGGCTGAGTAG
- the proC gene encoding pyrroline-5-carboxylate reductase translates to MEGKELTIGIIGLGNMGSAIASALADSDLFKSLCILAHTGEDTRQKAADLANAACSVIPANNLQDLLGQSQVVLICVKPQVLPTLYEGLGKADKGKTLFISIAAGVPLSILEDRLGTGRVVRFMPNIAAKVKKSVTAICLGPSCTKADKTTALAIAESFGSAFPLDERLMPAFIGISGSGIAYIYQFIHAMAEGGCLEGIPYPQSHAICYATMESAVALALGKEGTVAPMELEMKVCSAGGTTIEGVKALEEGGLNGTVIEAVAKTAEKSRKMEDAAKGK, encoded by the coding sequence ATGGAAGGGAAAGAACTTACTATTGGTATCATCGGGCTGGGCAACATGGGCTCAGCCATTGCATCAGCCTTGGCTGACAGCGATCTGTTCAAAAGTCTGTGCATACTTGCACATACGGGAGAAGACACACGTCAAAAAGCGGCTGACTTGGCAAATGCAGCCTGTTCTGTCATACCGGCAAACAATCTGCAGGATCTGTTGGGACAATCCCAAGTCGTGTTGATCTGTGTCAAGCCTCAGGTACTTCCGACACTTTATGAAGGGCTGGGAAAAGCTGACAAAGGAAAAACCTTGTTCATTTCCATAGCAGCCGGCGTACCGCTATCAATACTGGAAGACAGGCTGGGTACAGGACGTGTCGTACGCTTCATGCCGAATATTGCGGCCAAAGTAAAGAAAAGTGTCACTGCAATCTGTCTTGGTCCTTCCTGTACAAAAGCTGACAAGACTACTGCCTTGGCAATAGCTGAAAGCTTCGGTTCGGCATTTCCCTTGGATGAACGGCTTATGCCGGCTTTCATCGGCATCAGCGGAAGTGGTATCGCCTATATCTATCAGTTCATCCATGCCATGGCCGAAGGGGGCTGCCTGGAAGGCATCCCCTATCCTCAAAGCCATGCCATCTGTTACGCGACCATGGAAAGTGCTGTTGCCCTTGCCCTTGGAAAGGAAGGTACAGTGGCTCCTATGGAACTTGAAATGAAAGTCTGCTCGGCAGGTGGCACTACCATCGAAGGAGTCAAGGCTCTGGAAGAAGGGGGCCTCAACGGGACAGTCATCGAAGCCGTAGCAAAGACGGCAGAAAAATCAAGGAAGATGGAAGATGCTGCAAAGGGAAAGTAA
- a CDS encoding tRNA (cytidine(34)-2'-O)-methyltransferase, translating into MSLHIVLFEPEIPQNTGNIARTCAVIGAKLDLVYPIGFSLDEKHLKRAGLDYWSQLEITKWKDIAQFMEIHGQEKQLFLYTTKAPKSYHKVIYTSEGDTYLVFGKESAGIPEEVLVEHKENCVRIPMRPALRSLNLSNSVAIAAYEYLRQTDFIGLQGQGQLHHSHWKD; encoded by the coding sequence ATGTCACTGCATATTGTACTTTTTGAACCAGAAATTCCTCAGAACACCGGAAACATTGCACGGACCTGTGCAGTCATAGGGGCCAAACTGGATCTTGTGTATCCCATTGGCTTCAGCCTTGATGAGAAACATCTGAAACGGGCAGGCTTGGACTACTGGTCCCAGCTGGAAATAACAAAATGGAAAGATATCGCACAGTTCATGGAAATACACGGACAGGAAAAACAACTCTTCCTCTACACGACAAAGGCTCCCAAGTCCTATCATAAAGTCATCTATACCAGCGAGGGCGATACCTACTTGGTCTTCGGGAAGGAAAGTGCAGGTATTCCTGAAGAAGTATTGGTAGAACATAAGGAAAACTGTGTCAGGATACCGATGCGTCCGGCACTCAGAAGCCTCAATCTTTCGAACAGTGTGGCCATTGCGGCCTATGAATATCTCAGGCAGACTGATTTCATCGGTCTGCAGGGACAGGGACAGCTACATCACAGTCATTGGAAAGACTGA
- a CDS encoding undecaprenyl-diphosphate phosphatase, translated as MFEMVKAVIFGIVEGITEWLPISSTGHLLLLDQFLKLQVPQHFMDQFLVLIQLGAVFAVIVLYFGQLNPFSLRKDTEEKKTTWLLWAKVVVATIPAGIAGFFLDDLMDRYLNKWQVIVLALFVYGVAYVLVERHPERRKTKVDDVDGLSFPDAIKIGLFQALAIVPGTSRSGSTILGGVLCGISRPAAARFSFFMAIPVMFGASLLRLVKLGLSYTPAEVLILAIGSVVSFLVSLVVIKKLMAYVRSHSFAVFGWYRIILSVVLTVVFLLLRQQ; from the coding sequence ATGTTTGAAATGGTAAAAGCCGTTATATTCGGTATCGTAGAAGGAATCACAGAGTGGCTTCCTATCAGCAGCACCGGTCACCTGTTGCTTTTGGACCAGTTCCTGAAGCTGCAGGTTCCACAGCATTTCATGGACCAGTTCCTGGTACTTATCCAGTTGGGAGCAGTATTTGCGGTCATTGTGCTTTACTTCGGACAGCTCAATCCGTTTTCATTGCGGAAAGATACCGAAGAAAAGAAGACGACGTGGCTATTGTGGGCCAAAGTCGTAGTTGCTACGATTCCTGCCGGTATAGCTGGCTTTTTCCTAGATGACCTGATGGACCGTTATCTCAACAAATGGCAGGTCATCGTCCTTGCATTGTTCGTCTACGGCGTTGCCTATGTGCTTGTGGAACGACATCCCGAACGGAGGAAGACCAAGGTAGACGATGTGGATGGATTATCTTTTCCGGATGCCATAAAAATCGGTCTGTTCCAAGCCCTTGCCATTGTACCTGGTACGAGTCGTAGCGGTTCCACTATCCTGGGAGGTGTCCTGTGTGGCATTTCCCGTCCGGCAGCGGCCCGTTTTTCATTTTTTATGGCAATCCCGGTCATGTTCGGGGCGTCACTTCTCCGACTGGTCAAGCTTGGTCTGTCATATACGCCCGCTGAGGTGCTGATACTTGCCATAGGTTCTGTCGTTTCTTTCCTGGTTTCCCTTGTGGTAATCAAGAAGTTGATGGCATACGTCCGGTCCCATAGCTTTGCAGTCTTCGGCTGGTATCGTATTATCCTTTCAGTCGTCCTGACGGTTGTGTTTCTGCTTCTCCGTCAGCAGTGA
- the dinB gene encoding DNA polymerase IV: MVETVFFHVDLDAFFASVEILDNPDLAGKPVLIGSRAPRSVVSTCSYEARRYGIHSAMPMVQALRLCPSAIVIRGRMKRYSEKSHEVMELFKSFTPDIRQISIDEAFLDMSGFNYLYKDKKEAALALKQKVKEHTGLVISVGVGPSRLIAKMASDYNKPDGLCIVDAGMEIPFVDAVGLWKLWGIGKSTRDLLQKHHITDNQVLREYTQLSLEHLFGKAMGTYLYEICRGIDPGIYTQEAKSHSISTERTFTEDIFQKNEIDHALLEMSLEVIYRSLQEKQIARTIGIKIRYGNFTTFSCQITPDRPIYNASQVYGLSQDLMDKKWNHNPIRLLGVGLFQTYAGTAPMQPEFFDEDEKKKREIEKVAYSLSKKGLNLTKASLLTEKQKHNRQDD; this comes from the coding sequence ATGGTTGAGACTGTTTTCTTCCATGTCGACCTTGATGCGTTCTTTGCATCAGTGGAAATACTGGATAATCCGGATCTGGCAGGAAAACCTGTGCTTATCGGTTCCAGGGCTCCCCGATCCGTTGTTTCAACCTGCAGCTATGAGGCAAGGCGATACGGCATACATTCTGCGATGCCTATGGTCCAAGCCTTGCGATTGTGTCCTTCTGCCATTGTCATCCGGGGCAGGATGAAAAGATACAGTGAAAAAAGCCATGAAGTAATGGAACTGTTCAAAAGCTTTACGCCGGATATCAGACAGATATCCATCGACGAAGCCTTCCTGGACATGTCAGGATTCAACTATCTTTACAAGGACAAGAAGGAAGCAGCCCTGGCCCTCAAGCAGAAAGTAAAGGAACACACAGGCCTTGTCATTTCAGTCGGCGTCGGCCCTTCCCGGCTCATTGCAAAAATGGCAAGCGACTATAACAAGCCTGATGGACTGTGCATTGTCGATGCCGGCATGGAAATTCCATTCGTCGATGCCGTAGGGCTATGGAAACTATGGGGAATAGGAAAATCGACAAGGGACCTGCTGCAGAAACATCATATCACCGACAATCAGGTACTGAGGGAATATACCCAGCTTTCACTTGAACATCTGTTCGGCAAGGCAATGGGAACATACCTCTATGAAATCTGCAGGGGAATCGATCCCGGTATCTATACACAGGAAGCAAAGTCCCATTCCATTTCCACTGAGCGTACATTTACCGAAGACATTTTCCAGAAAAATGAAATTGACCATGCATTGCTGGAAATGAGTCTTGAGGTAATCTACCGTTCCCTGCAGGAAAAGCAGATAGCCCGAACTATAGGCATCAAAATCAGATATGGGAATTTTACGACCTTTTCCTGTCAAATTACACCGGACCGTCCTATTTACAACGCAAGCCAAGTATACGGACTGAGCCAGGATCTTATGGACAAAAAATGGAACCACAATCCGATCAGACTGTTGGGTGTCGGTCTTTTTCAGACATATGCAGGCACGGCACCGATGCAACCCGAGTTCTTTGATGAAGATGAAAAAAAGAAAAGGGAAATCGAAAAGGTAGCCTACTCGCTCTCAAAGAAAGGCCTGAACCTGACAAAGGCCTCACTGCTGACGGAGAAGCAGAAACACAACCGTCAGGACGACTGA
- the murE gene encoding UDP-N-acetylmuramyl-tripeptide synthetase: MLNIGELFEGTDFSCTEAERSIKGIGHLCYDSRKVHEGDAFFAFPGTHTDGNDFIADAIGKGARLVVTEKKIDKLEKGIVYVTVPHVRQAFAIACANFYGHPADRLSLIGITGTDGKTSTAFFLYQLLKAKGLQVGLVSTVYMDDGTGLADSPYRQSTPEADSLQAFFATCLSNGLKMAIVETTSHALSPELDRLATVCFDLAVITTITSEHLELHKTIEGYIQAKCNLIRKLKPQGMLIASRENPHLDRCMEIAKQTGHNVRIIEDLHCISNPTPRQITVDGTKTACSLFPYFFRTDALLAMETAALLLKCSTKDLLPLLPKLSLPKGRSEVLDNHLKIHIAIDFAHTADAFTKLFSSLRELRPDSPLIIVFGAAGERDKSKRSAMGKAAARYVQMAFVCEEDPRGEDDKAIFNDIISMIDSHDRKKFIRADNRKLAMRQALSVAGEGATVLFLGKGHEHSMEFKDKKLPWDEKAEALRAIKETEKLQLRKKRFHIALFFGGRSPERKVSAESARGILPYIIIQTGVVPYLVQVDEKGNFFLQDSMEENSWHATEKVIAVPGVGLATGPQGKQLEIDAVFDIIHGNEGEDGRLQSFLQLCNIPCCGCDATASALGMAKGLAQAVWQQAGLATIPTLITSRKDPISLEEACKALHTHSIVVKSETTGSSVGVTLLKVPDKATFCKAVELGLSLSPRVLIQPYIDDKDEIECAILEKPDGTLVACGPGLVIDPDKETAGVCTYENKYRQGGVHIICPAPVSQETKAQVRHQALQAFKALGCSGFARVDFFLRSDGTLLINEINTLPGLTSSSHFPVLVESEGISFSSAVGCILEKTLYG; encoded by the coding sequence ATGTTGAATATCGGAGAGTTGTTTGAAGGTACGGACTTCAGCTGCACTGAAGCTGAACGGTCCATCAAGGGAATAGGACATCTGTGTTATGATTCGCGCAAAGTCCATGAAGGTGATGCTTTCTTTGCCTTTCCCGGAACGCATACCGACGGCAATGACTTCATTGCTGACGCCATTGGAAAAGGTGCAAGGCTTGTGGTAACAGAAAAGAAAATCGACAAGTTGGAGAAAGGTATCGTCTATGTCACGGTACCTCATGTCAGACAAGCTTTTGCCATTGCGTGTGCCAATTTCTACGGACATCCAGCAGACCGTCTGTCTCTCATCGGCATAACAGGTACTGACGGAAAAACCAGTACCGCCTTTTTCCTCTACCAGCTGCTCAAGGCAAAAGGCTTGCAAGTCGGCCTTGTCTCTACCGTCTATATGGATGACGGTACGGGATTGGCAGATTCACCTTATCGTCAGAGCACCCCGGAAGCAGACAGCCTCCAGGCTTTCTTCGCTACCTGTCTGTCCAATGGTCTGAAAATGGCAATCGTAGAAACGACCAGCCATGCGCTCAGTCCCGAACTCGACAGACTCGCAACAGTCTGTTTTGATCTTGCGGTCATTACGACCATTACCAGTGAACATTTGGAACTGCACAAAACCATAGAAGGCTACATACAGGCAAAATGCAATCTGATACGGAAGCTGAAACCTCAAGGCATGTTGATCGCCAGCAGGGAAAATCCCCATCTTGACCGTTGCATGGAAATTGCAAAGCAGACAGGACACAACGTCAGGATCATCGAAGACCTACATTGCATTTCCAACCCAACCCCTCGTCAGATAACTGTTGATGGAACAAAGACAGCATGTTCGCTGTTTCCCTATTTTTTCAGGACAGATGCCCTGCTTGCAATGGAAACAGCGGCATTGCTTCTCAAGTGCAGCACAAAAGACTTGTTGCCGCTTCTGCCTAAGCTTTCCTTGCCGAAAGGACGCTCTGAAGTCCTGGACAATCATCTGAAGATACACATAGCAATTGACTTTGCCCATACGGCAGATGCCTTTACCAAGCTTTTTTCTTCACTTAGGGAACTTCGTCCAGACAGCCCGCTTATCATAGTATTCGGAGCCGCAGGAGAAAGAGACAAAAGCAAGCGCAGCGCAATGGGAAAAGCTGCAGCCCGTTATGTACAGATGGCTTTTGTCTGTGAGGAAGACCCACGCGGTGAAGATGACAAGGCTATTTTCAACGATATCATAAGCATGATAGACAGCCATGACAGAAAGAAATTCATCCGTGCTGACAACAGAAAACTTGCAATGCGTCAAGCTCTGTCCGTTGCAGGAGAAGGCGCCACCGTCCTTTTCCTCGGAAAGGGACACGAACATAGCATGGAGTTCAAAGACAAGAAACTACCATGGGATGAAAAAGCTGAGGCCTTGCGGGCTATCAAAGAAACAGAAAAACTACAACTGAGAAAAAAGCGATTCCACATCGCCTTGTTCTTCGGAGGAAGGTCTCCCGAGCGGAAGGTATCGGCCGAAAGTGCCAGGGGTATCCTCCCTTACATCATCATCCAGACAGGAGTAGTCCCTTATCTGGTTCAAGTCGATGAAAAAGGAAATTTCTTCCTTCAGGACAGCATGGAAGAAAACTCATGGCACGCGACTGAAAAAGTCATTGCCGTACCAGGAGTCGGATTGGCAACCGGCCCCCAGGGGAAACAGCTGGAAATCGATGCCGTCTTTGACATTATCCATGGCAATGAGGGAGAAGACGGAAGGCTTCAGTCTTTTCTTCAGCTCTGCAATATTCCTTGCTGTGGCTGTGATGCAACTGCAAGCGCCTTGGGTATGGCAAAGGGACTGGCCCAAGCAGTGTGGCAGCAGGCAGGGCTGGCTACCATACCGACGCTGATAACATCCAGAAAAGACCCAATCAGTCTGGAGGAAGCCTGCAAGGCCTTGCATACCCATAGCATTGTCGTAAAAAGTGAAACGACAGGAAGCTCTGTCGGGGTCACTTTGCTCAAGGTTCCTGACAAAGCAACTTTCTGCAAGGCAGTCGAACTGGGGCTGTCCCTCAGTCCCAGGGTGCTTATCCAACCTTATATAGACGACAAGGATGAAATCGAATGTGCCATACTGGAGAAACCGGACGGGACCTTGGTTGCCTGTGGTCCTGGCCTTGTCATTGATCCCGACAAGGAAACTGCGGGGGTCTGTACCTATGAAAACAAATACAGGCAAGGGGGCGTGCATATCATCTGCCCTGCTCCCGTCAGCCAAGAAACAAAAGCCCAGGTCAGGCACCAGGCATTGCAGGCATTCAAGGCTCTTGGCTGTTCCGGTTTTGCCCGCGTCGACTTTTTCCTAAGATCGGACGGTACCTTGCTGATCAATGAAATAAATACTCTGCCTGGGTTGACCTCTTCCAGCCATTTCCCTGTCTTGGTAGAAAGTGAAGGCATATCATTTTCTTCTGCAGTCGGGTGCATTCTGGAGAAGACCCTGTATGGTTGA
- a CDS encoding metal ABC transporter permease → MIQALFHYHFLQNAFFATLLASIVCGLIGTIIVEKKLILMGGGIAHTAYGGVGLGYLLGFDPMLGAMGFSTLAALAIGHTRRKGEKDGEVTIALFWSLGMALGILFTSLMPGYPPDMNSYLFGNILAVTDADLLRMLLLTVIVVFLLVALFADWKAYLFDPEFARLSGMKVTFLEYLLLVLIALSVVVLIRLVGIILLIAMISAPAATASLLSRKLKSRMFLAMLIGEAECLAGLALSYTLDLASGAIIVIIAVAVQMIVRLVNGKVQKLTTEKG, encoded by the coding sequence ATGATCCAAGCATTGTTTCATTACCATTTTTTACAGAACGCATTTTTTGCAACCCTGTTGGCCAGCATAGTCTGTGGTCTTATAGGGACAATCATCGTTGAAAAGAAACTCATACTCATGGGCGGCGGCATAGCACATACAGCATACGGCGGTGTCGGGCTCGGCTACCTGCTCGGTTTCGACCCGATGTTGGGAGCAATGGGATTTTCTACGCTCGCAGCCCTTGCCATCGGACACACGCGCCGCAAAGGTGAAAAAGACGGTGAAGTGACCATAGCCTTGTTCTGGTCACTGGGTATGGCGCTGGGCATCCTGTTCACTTCATTGATGCCGGGGTATCCCCCTGACATGAATTCCTACCTCTTTGGCAATATCCTTGCTGTCACCGATGCAGATCTGCTACGTATGCTGCTGTTGACCGTAATCGTTGTTTTTCTTCTCGTCGCATTGTTTGCAGACTGGAAGGCTTATCTTTTTGATCCTGAATTCGCAAGGCTTTCCGGCATGAAGGTAACATTCCTTGAATATCTTCTGCTGGTGCTTATTGCATTGTCAGTAGTGGTCCTCATACGGTTGGTAGGCATAATCCTGCTTATTGCTATGATCAGTGCCCCCGCGGCAACCGCTTCATTGCTCAGTAGGAAACTGAAATCAAGGATGTTCCTGGCAATGCTGATAGGAGAAGCAGAATGCCTGGCTGGGCTGGCCTTATCCTACACGCTTGACCTTGCCAGCGGAGCTATCATCGTCATCATTGCCGTCGCCGTCCAGATGATCGTCAGGTTGGTCAATGGCAAAGTCCAGAAACTGACAACTGAAAAAGGATGA
- a CDS encoding ABC transporter ATP-binding protein codes for MSESEKFALAVHHLSVRYKEGNLALKDISMQVPCGDYLGIIGPNGGGKSTLFKAILELIPSQGGPVLFFGHPLKESWQQVGYVPQFANIDRSYPVTSMDVMLTALLGSGLHPFHRTRQADIDRARQTLDEVGLTELADRQIASLSGGEFQRLLIARSLARHPKLLLLDEPTASVDPASREQIYSLLAKLNGKGMTIILVSHDMMAISSQVKHLACISEHLIYHGNPEINEQIVEHMYGCPVDLIAHGVPHRVLPPHEHT; via the coding sequence ATGAGTGAGAGCGAAAAATTCGCCCTTGCCGTACATCACCTAAGTGTCAGATACAAAGAAGGAAACCTTGCATTGAAGGATATTTCAATGCAGGTTCCCTGCGGTGATTACCTTGGGATCATAGGTCCCAACGGAGGAGGCAAATCAACACTATTCAAGGCTATCCTGGAGCTCATACCGAGCCAGGGTGGCCCTGTGTTGTTTTTCGGGCATCCGCTGAAAGAAAGCTGGCAACAGGTAGGCTACGTACCCCAATTTGCGAACATCGACCGTTCCTATCCGGTAACCAGCATGGATGTCATGCTCACGGCACTGCTTGGCAGCGGGCTCCATCCGTTTCATCGGACACGCCAGGCGGATATTGACCGGGCCAGGCAGACACTGGATGAAGTCGGACTTACAGAACTGGCAGACAGGCAGATAGCAAGCCTGTCAGGAGGCGAATTTCAACGGCTGCTCATTGCCCGGTCACTGGCAAGGCATCCAAAGCTCCTGTTGCTCGATGAACCGACTGCCAGCGTTGACCCCGCCAGCAGAGAACAGATATACAGCCTGTTGGCAAAACTTAATGGAAAGGGCATGACCATCATCCTTGTCTCCCACGACATGATGGCAATCTCTTCACAAGTCAAGCATCTGGCCTGCATCAGCGAGCATCTGATCTACCATGGTAATCCTGAGATCAACGAACAGATTGTCGAACACATGTATGGTTGTCCTGTCGACTTGATCGCACACGGAGTACCACATAGGGTACTGCCCCCACACGAGCACACATGA
- a CDS encoding zinc ABC transporter substrate-binding protein codes for MQKRIHLFAIVALCAAMPLAAAGMPETQANNTNPKVAVSIVPQATFVKQVGQSKVTVSTEIPPGASPETYEPTPRQMADLEDAQLYFSIGVPTEKSAILPKLPANMKVVDQAAACRQQYPDRKMGDGRDPHIWLSPKRAEVMVNQIADELSKIDSDNATFYKANAKAYIGKIEAASTQIKGILFQTESKTFIVYHPAFGYFADDFGLKMYALEEEGKDASPQHMAQMVDLAKQEGCKVIFYQAEIDSRQAQAFAEEIGGKAVQLDPLSGDYVNNLVKMANTFKETL; via the coding sequence ATGCAAAAAAGAATACATCTGTTTGCAATCGTAGCCCTGTGTGCCGCCATGCCTTTGGCTGCAGCAGGCATGCCTGAAACACAAGCAAACAACACAAATCCCAAAGTTGCCGTTTCCATCGTCCCGCAGGCAACCTTCGTCAAGCAAGTAGGACAGTCAAAAGTAACCGTTTCCACTGAAATCCCACCAGGGGCAAGTCCTGAAACATACGAACCGACTCCCCGCCAGATGGCAGACCTCGAGGATGCACAGCTCTATTTCTCTATCGGCGTACCGACTGAAAAAAGTGCCATCCTGCCGAAACTTCCTGCAAACATGAAAGTCGTGGACCAAGCTGCCGCATGCCGTCAGCAATATCCTGACAGGAAAATGGGAGACGGAAGAGACCCGCACATCTGGCTCAGTCCTAAGAGAGCGGAAGTAATGGTCAACCAAATCGCAGATGAACTGAGCAAGATCGACAGCGACAACGCAACGTTCTACAAAGCAAATGCAAAAGCATATATCGGAAAAATCGAAGCAGCTTCTACACAGATCAAGGGTATCCTTTTCCAAACGGAAAGCAAGACCTTCATTGTCTATCATCCTGCCTTCGGCTACTTTGCCGATGATTTCGGTCTGAAGATGTACGCTTTGGAAGAAGAAGGCAAGGACGCTTCGCCCCAGCATATGGCCCAGATGGTTGACCTTGCAAAGCAAGAAGGCTGCAAAGTCATCTTCTATCAGGCAGAGATTGACAGTCGCCAGGCACAGGCATTTGCCGAAGAAATCGGAGGAAAGGCTGTCCAGCTTGACCCTCTGAGCGGGGATTATGTCAACAACCTGGTCAAGATGGCAAATACATTCAAGGAGACGCTATGA